A region of Candidatus Desulfarcum epimagneticum DNA encodes the following proteins:
- a CDS encoding hypothetical protein (Evidence 5 : Unknown function): MAKTTKYLIVVEKTKTGFSAYSPDIDGCIATGATTEEVEKNIKEALEFHLEGLASGFRQSDQTN; encoded by the coding sequence ATGGCAAAAACAACAAAATATTTGATTGTGGTCGAAAAAACAAAGACAGGTTTTTCGGCTTATTCACCGGACATTGACGGTTGTATTGCCACTGGCGCCACAACGGAAGAAGTCGAAAAGAATATAAAAGAGGCTTTAGAGTTTCACTTAGAAGGTTTGGCTTCAGGGTTTCGCCAGTCGGACCAAACCAATTGA
- a CDS encoding conserved hypothetical protein (Evidence 4 : Unknown function but conserved in other organisms): protein MVLEPPFLMTKIHRYNEANPMPELARFFGIIVCMYAEVGLPHHRPHFHVYYQNQSAVYAIDPIEMIGGALSRKQQRLVEAWAEIHQGELLENWERLQSGRLPVKVAPLR from the coding sequence TTGGTCTTAGAACCCCCTTTTTTGATGACCAAAATACATAGATATAATGAGGCAAACCCCATGCCTGAACTTGCCCGCTTTTTTGGCATTATTGTTTGCATGTACGCGGAAGTCGGACTTCCGCATCATCGGCCCCACTTTCATGTATATTATCAGAATCAATCCGCTGTATACGCTATTGATCCTATAGAAATGATAGGCGGAGCGCTATCTCGAAAGCAACAACGGCTTGTGGAAGCATGGGCGGAAATACATCAAGGCGAATTGCTGGAAAATTGGGAACGCCTGCAATCAGGGCGACTTCCGGTTAAGGTCGCGCCCCTTCGATGA
- a CDS encoding conserved hypothetical protein (Evidence 4 : Unknown function but conserved in other organisms) has translation MSHEVHKIVDFDIIKPFTLRIKFDDETERSIDFRNVLKGSLYGPLENESVFNQVEINPEIHTLVWPNGADFDPETLYNWPKYAKKMEQMARENWSMEKVA, from the coding sequence ATGTCTCATGAGGTTCATAAAATTGTTGATTTTGATATCATTAAACCATTTACGCTGCGGATAAAATTTGATGATGAAACGGAACGGTCAATAGACTTTCGTAATGTGCTGAAGGGTTCATTATACGGGCCATTAGAAAACGAAAGTGTATTTAATCAAGTTGAGATAAATCCTGAAATACACACCCTGGTGTGGCCAAATGGCGCGGATTTTGACCCGGAGACTTTATATAATTGGCCAAAATACGCCAAAAAAATGGAGCAAATGGCAAGAGAAAACTGGAGTATGGAAAAAGTCGCATAA
- a CDS encoding conserved hypothetical protein (Evidence 4 : Unknown function but conserved in other organisms) — MARANRHHLKGHIWHITHRCHKREFLLKFSKDKLRWLKWLFEAKKRFGLCILNYTVTSNHVHLLVLDEKKDVIPKSIQLIAGRTAREYNQRKKRRGAFWEDRYHATAVDTSIYLIQCLTYIDLNMLRACVIQHPSEWKYGGYNEIQNPKQRYALINKQKLADLLGISDCEHGLRATHKSWVKEKLKQGLLYRDSAWTESVAVGGKEFVERVKFKLGTNAIGRKIVANKNNFEIREEQEPYNTVLGAEKAFLSPKNMYFWNVYPENTI, encoded by the coding sequence TTGGCGCGTGCGAACAGACATCATCTTAAAGGCCATATTTGGCATATTACCCATCGCTGCCATAAAAGGGAATTTTTACTTAAATTCTCAAAAGACAAACTCCGGTGGCTCAAATGGTTATTTGAAGCCAAAAAGAGATTTGGTCTTTGCATTCTAAATTATACAGTCACATCAAACCACGTTCACTTGCTTGTGCTTGATGAAAAAAAAGATGTCATTCCAAAATCAATTCAATTAATAGCGGGAAGAACAGCTCGCGAATATAATCAACGGAAAAAAAGAAGAGGCGCGTTTTGGGAAGACAGATATCATGCGACCGCTGTTGATACGAGTATTTATTTGATTCAATGTCTGACTTATATTGATTTGAACATGCTTAGAGCCTGTGTGATACAACATCCTTCAGAATGGAAATATGGCGGTTACAATGAGATTCAAAATCCAAAACAAAGATATGCTTTGATAAACAAACAAAAATTAGCCGATTTGCTTGGGATATCTGATTGTGAACATGGTTTGCGCGCAACGCATAAATCATGGGTGAAAGAAAAATTAAAACAAGGATTGCTTTATCGTGATTCTGCCTGGACAGAGAGTGTCGCTGTTGGCGGCAAAGAATTTGTTGAAAGGGTTAAATTCAAATTGGGCACAAATGCAATTGGACGAAAAATAGTCGCCAATAAAAATAATTTTGAAATTAGGGAAGAACAAGAACCTTACAATACTGTTTTGGGGGCTGAAAAGGCCTTCCTAAGCCCAAAAAATATGTATTTTTGGAATGTTTATCCTGAAAATACAATATGA